In one window of Oncorhynchus kisutch isolate 150728-3 linkage group LG16, Okis_V2, whole genome shotgun sequence DNA:
- the LOC109906762 gene encoding zinc finger protein 16-like has product MSRKRNHSFTETSLSPDPQNTFMDTPGPTARAEDDFLEFEPDEELLCSVSDITEHLGRNITVVLETALSEIRKIVSVRIRVLKIELREKTDEIEVLKARLEIQRDGRDPYPSGMTTEASSVFRKSDFHSGSKHSNDPKKAKPAMPGVKKENINAICDYLMKDKNSRGAEADSDPSNPPSGSDRDSRHEPQPHSLNLWPDTIPDAGSGDEESDSNTDDLFGILPSGSKRIYDYEWMTGVEYTSDLKGMREPKCETIPDEDEEEKDEGDESNERDGGLEHPSTPFSHDAHTPDFPLAPQASSGGEGDGSVDRLEPGQQFPSHTYLCPLCGTFCPDSLFLEEHIKLIHGNTTGTHSALQSTSTTLLTLGEGSSNSKRGLGVLEGGSMGAGSGGMSLARGGGGGGTREKKVEGGYECGDCGRHFNYLGNLRQHQRIHTGEKPFICPECGERFRHAARLKSHRLGHNGGQSPFPCPQCGKGFPVLSGLKRHQRVHTGESPYACQQCGRRFKELGNLYTHQRIHSGATPYCCQQCGRSFRHLGTYKSHRCTPIQ; this is encoded by the exons ATGAGCCGCAAAAGAAACCACAGTTTCACCGAAACAAGCCTTTCTCCCGACCCCCAAAACACATTCATGGACACGCCGGGGCCTACGGCGAGAGCCGAAGATGATTTCTTGGAATTCGAACCCGACGAGGAGCTACTCTGCTCGGTGAGCGACATCACCGAACACCTTGGAAGAAACATAACAGTGGTGCTCGAAACAGCATTGTCCGAAATCAGGAAAATTGTCAGCGTCAGGATACGGGTTCTGAAAATTGAGCTGCGGGAGAAAACAGACGAAATTGAAGTCCTTAAAGCAAGGCTGGAGATACAAAGAGACGGTAGGGACCCGTACCCCAGCGGAATGACCACCGAGGCATCATCTGTATTCCGAAAATCAGACTTCCATTCGGGCAGCAAGCACAGCAACGACCCCAAGAAAGCCAAACCAGCCATGCCTGGCGTAAAGAAAGAAAACATCAATGCAATTTGCGATTATCTGATGAAAGATAAGAATTCACGGGGGGCTGAAGCGGACAGCGACCCGAGCAATCCTCCGTCTGGTAGTGACAGGGACAGCCGCCACGAACCCCAGCCGCACTCCCTCAACCTGTGGCCGGACACCATCCCTGACGCGGGGTCTGGGGATGAGGAGTCGGACTCGAACACGGATGACCTATTCGGCATACTACCATCGGGAAGCAAACGGATCTACGACTATGAATGGATGACGGGTGTGGAGTACACGTCGGATTTGAAAG GTATGAGGGAGCCTAAATGTGAGACAATACCAGATGAAGACGAAGAAGAGAAAGACGAGGGTGATGAGTCAAACGAAAGGGATGGTGGATTGGAGCATCCCTCAACACCTTTCTCCCATGACGCCCACACCCCTGACTTTCCCCTGGCCCCCCAGGCCTCttcaggaggggagggggacggTTCTGTGGATCGACTagaaccag GCCAGCAGTTTCCCTCCCACACATACCTCTGCCCGCTGTGTGGAACCTTCTGCCCCGACTCCTTGTTCCTGGAGGAACACATCAAACTGATACACGGCAACACCACCGGCACCCACAGCGCCCTGCAgtccacctccaccacactcctcACCCTGGGGGAGGGTAGCAGTAACTCAAAGCGGGGGTTGGGGGTGCTGGAAGGTGGGAGCATGGGGGCTGGGTCTGGGGGGATGAGCCTAGCAAGAGGAGGAGGCGGGGGAGGTACGAGGGAGAAGAAAGTGGAAGGGGGCTACGAGTGTGGCGACTGTGGCCGCCATTTCAACTACTTGGGCAACCTACGGCAGCATCAGCGCATCCATACAGGGGAAAAGCCCTTCATATGCCCCGAGTGTGGGGAGAGGTTCCGGCACGCTGCCAGATTGAAGAGTCACCGGCTGGGGCACAATGGCGGGCAGAGCCCCTTCCCTTGCCCCCAGTGTGGGAAAGGCTTCCCAGTGCTCTCCGGCTTAAAGAGGCACCAGCGGGTGCATACAGGGGAGAGCCCCTACGCGTGCCAGCAGTGTGGGCGGCGCTTCAAGGAGCTTGGTAACCTGTATACCCACCAGAGGATCCATAGTGGTGCCACACCCTATTGCTGCCAGCAATGTGGGAGGAGCTTCCGTCACCTGGGCACCTACAAGAGCCACCGCTGCACACCAATACAGTGA